A region from the Lonchura striata isolate bLonStr1 chromosome 16, bLonStr1.mat, whole genome shotgun sequence genome encodes:
- the LOC110470227 gene encoding uncharacterized protein LOC110470227 yields MGSRAPCCDGSQDTKEGIQIVSVASLCKDGGQLGDTLAMELANGDDSSTGTALASGTALGALAPLPQSLSSRGQLVTPSTQNSALMVKKKTVDRAILLQKKVKDVSTQTALPNSVGPGNHSLAWGGPVPPTAPSCPAIAEKLDAVQMEVQKLSQALHAVLERQCCLERQQEHQQRLQQEVLMTLQQLSSTVSHGAVPATQPCGPFSSMAEPSPTMANFSQFKMELI; encoded by the exons ATGGGCAGCCGGGCACCCTGCTGTGATGGCAGCCAGGACACCAAGGAAGGCATCCAGATTGTCAGTGTGGCCTCACTCTGCAAGGACGGTGGGCAGCTTGGGGACACTTTGGCTATGGAGCTGGCGAATG GTGATGATAGCtccacaggcacagccctggcttCAGGGACTGCTCTGGGGGCTCTTGCCCCCCTGCCCCAGTCACTGTCCAGCCGAGGGCAGCTGGTAACACCCTCCACTCAGAACTCAGCCCTGATGGTGAAAAAGAAGACAGTGGACAGGGCTATCCTCCTGCAGAAAAAG GTCAAAGATGTCAGTACTCAGACTGCCTTGCCAAACTCTGTGGGTCCAGGAAATCACAGCCTTGCTTGGGGTGGACCAGTGCCCcccactgctcccagctgccCTGCCATTGCTGAGAAGCTGGATGCTGTACAGATGGAGGTGCAGAAGCTGAGCCAGGCCCTGCATGCGGTGCTGGAGCGGCAGTGCTGCCTGGAACGCcagcaggagcaccagcagcggctgcagcaagaggtgctgatgacactgcagcagctcagctccaccGTGAGCCACGGCGCTGTGCCAGCcacccagccctgtggcccctTCAGCAGCATGGCTGAGCCCTCGCCCACCATGGCAAACTTCAGCCAGTTCAAGATGGAGCTGATCTGA